A genomic window from Synergistetes bacterium HGW-Synergistetes-1 includes:
- a CDS encoding TRAP transporter large permease produces MTSVLIAVGIIIFGLLLGVYIQYAFLGATLYLLVSLGYKSSFLLTYGYGILNSLVLICVPLFIAVGLLMNKSGIGKCLVEFVDIFVGKVKCGLAVVAVVASGAFGSIAGSSLATLSCIGSIMKPRFDEAGYDKGFTAALITCAAPLGLLIPPSAHMILYSWSGRQSLLACFLATVGPGIMLMFLLSLTSYFILRNNPNIKTRDPMSWEEFIKMSQKRTVSAVPALLMPIMVLGGIYGGYFTPTEAAAVAVIYSIPVGFFVYKKLTIKDLVETLIETASQTGVIMVMIFCIMMLSRIYIMEDLPGMITDIIKNFSTNKNVILLGTNIILLVIGMIMDDTSAILLCSPIFIPILQEFGVDPIHFAAIIGVNIGIGLLSPPTAPCLYFGSGVLKTDVIDMLPTTLKFILFAWMPTLIAVTYYPPLALWLPNFILG; encoded by the coding sequence ATGACATCTGTCCTTATAGCAGTAGGAATTATAATATTCGGGCTTTTGCTCGGAGTATATATCCAGTACGCTTTCCTCGGCGCAACGCTTTATTTATTGGTATCTTTGGGATACAAGAGCAGTTTTCTTCTGACCTATGGATATGGCATCCTCAACTCTCTTGTGTTGATTTGTGTACCCCTTTTCATTGCAGTTGGGCTCTTGATGAATAAAAGCGGAATAGGAAAGTGTCTCGTTGAGTTTGTTGATATCTTTGTAGGGAAAGTAAAATGCGGGCTTGCAGTTGTTGCTGTAGTCGCATCCGGGGCTTTTGGATCCATAGCAGGAAGCAGTCTTGCAACTCTTTCCTGCATTGGTTCAATAATGAAACCTCGCTTTGATGAAGCCGGATATGACAAGGGTTTCACAGCGGCCCTTATTACATGTGCAGCTCCTCTTGGACTCTTGATACCACCAAGTGCTCACATGATTCTTTATTCATGGTCTGGAAGGCAATCTCTTCTGGCATGCTTCCTTGCGACCGTGGGACCTGGGATCATGCTTATGTTTTTACTTTCATTAACAAGTTATTTTATATTAAGGAATAACCCAAACATAAAGACAAGAGACCCAATGAGTTGGGAAGAATTCATCAAAATGTCACAAAAACGAACTGTATCTGCAGTTCCCGCCCTACTAATGCCAATAATGGTACTTGGAGGAATATACGGTGGGTATTTCACTCCCACGGAAGCTGCAGCTGTTGCAGTTATCTACTCTATCCCTGTAGGTTTTTTTGTTTATAAAAAACTTACTATAAAAGACTTAGTGGAAACACTTATTGAAACTGCGTCGCAAACTGGCGTTATTATGGTCATGATCTTCTGTATTATGATGTTAAGCAGAATATATATAATGGAAGATCTTCCAGGAATGATCACAGATATTATCAAAAATTTCTCTACCAACAAGAATGTTATTCTGTTGGGTACAAACATTATTCTTCTTGTTATTGGCATGATAATGGACGACACAAGTGCCATACTTCTCTGTTCTCCAATATTTATACCAATATTACAAGAGTTCGGTGTTGACCCAATTCATTTTGCTGCAATTATCGGAGTAAACATTGGAATAGGTCTTCTCTCTCCTCCAACGGCACCATGCCTCTATTTCGGTTCAGGAGTTCTGAAAACTGATGTAATTGACATGCTACCAACGACCTTAAAATTTATCCTATTTGCATGGATGCCGACACTTATTGCTGTGACATACTACCCTCCACTCGCTCTATGGCTGCCTAATTTTATATTGGGATAA
- a CDS encoding cation-efflux pump produces MFDFLIRRFITDSQNHEDPSVRKGYGVFSGIIGLILNIVLSLSKIIAGTVFNSISVTADGINNMSDAGSSIVTLIGFKMSGKPADRDHPFGHARIEYLTGFILGIAILFVGVELIRSSANKIMDPRPATYSTIMFVILALSIAVKLWLSRLYARIADIISSSTIKAASVDSANDVLATSAVLIGALISKFAGVEIDGWMGIGVALFVLWSGIQILKSILGPILGQMPDPELVDSIEKKILSYDGILNIHDLVIHNYGPAVYFATVHAEVHANESFLKSHDIIDCIERDCARDLNINLVIHMDPIITDDEEVNRLKKMTEEIVTNIDQRFTIHDFRIVKGETHTNLIFDVVVPAELDVSATKLIHRIEKAIKTEDPNYYPVITIDKNYVSTCINGSIDI; encoded by the coding sequence TTGTTCGATTTTTTGATCAGACGGTTTATAACAGACAGCCAAAACCACGAAGACCCATCAGTGAGAAAAGGCTATGGGGTTTTCTCCGGCATCATAGGGCTTATCCTTAACATTGTGCTCAGCCTGAGCAAGATCATTGCAGGAACGGTCTTCAACAGCATATCGGTGACTGCGGACGGCATAAACAACATGTCTGACGCAGGATCGTCCATAGTGACCCTCATCGGCTTCAAAATGTCAGGCAAACCCGCAGACAGGGACCACCCTTTCGGACACGCCAGGATAGAGTACCTCACCGGATTTATCCTCGGTATCGCCATATTGTTCGTAGGGGTGGAGCTTATAAGGTCCTCGGCAAATAAGATAATGGACCCCCGCCCTGCAACCTACTCAACGATAATGTTTGTCATACTGGCTCTTTCGATCGCCGTTAAGTTATGGCTGAGCAGGTTATATGCAAGGATAGCGGACATCATTTCCTCTTCGACGATAAAAGCTGCTTCAGTAGATTCAGCGAATGACGTCCTGGCCACTTCGGCAGTCCTCATCGGGGCACTGATATCCAAATTTGCCGGGGTTGAAATAGACGGTTGGATGGGCATAGGAGTCGCACTTTTCGTTCTCTGGTCGGGAATTCAGATACTTAAATCTATACTGGGACCGATACTGGGACAAATGCCCGACCCGGAGCTCGTCGACAGTATAGAAAAAAAGATCCTGTCATACGACGGGATATTAAACATTCATGATCTTGTGATACACAATTACGGCCCCGCGGTATATTTTGCCACCGTGCACGCAGAAGTTCACGCGAACGAAAGCTTCTTAAAATCACATGACATCATAGACTGCATTGAAAGAGACTGCGCCAGAGACCTCAATATCAACCTGGTAATACATATGGATCCGATAATTACCGATGACGAAGAGGTCAACAGACTGAAAAAGATGACCGAAGAGATAGTGACAAATATTGACCAACGCTTCACCATACATGATTTCAGGATAGTGAAAGGCGAAACTCATACCAACCTGATCTTTGACGTTGTAGTACCTGCCGAACTTGATGTCTCAGCGACCAAACTTATCCATAGGATAGAAAAAGCGATAAAAACTGAAGACCCTAATTATTACCCTGTGATAACGATCGACAAAAATTATGTCTCAACCTGCATCAACGGATCTATTGACATATAG
- a CDS encoding glycyl-radical enzyme activating protein: protein MGRSSASIEGNVLRIEKTSIHDGEGLRTVVFLKGCPLKCLWCSTPESQKSSPEIGYIRGKCILCGICVSVCPQKALSIDEEKEMVSIERDKCNGCMLCVKKCPSSALKGYGARMTSKQVIHEISKDEVFYFHSGGGVTISGGEPFDQAEFVREILIGCRERGINRALETSFFSSWEKIESILPLLNLLYVDLKHADPEEHKKLTGVDNRVILENIKRADASPHDFDLVIRTPLIPGLNDSDDAIKKSAEFIKGLKKIKFMEFLAYHRLGTETYKNMGLEYPLQEIKTPSLEFMKGKAIKFQEIAGVPVRINGIPLNN, encoded by the coding sequence ATGGGAAGATCTTCCGCCTCAATTGAGGGAAATGTTCTGCGGATCGAGAAAACTTCGATCCACGATGGGGAAGGCTTAAGGACAGTCGTATTTTTAAAGGGCTGTCCTCTTAAATGTCTCTGGTGTTCCACGCCCGAATCACAGAAGTCCTCCCCTGAAATAGGCTATATCAGGGGAAAATGCATCCTTTGCGGGATATGTGTCTCTGTCTGCCCCCAAAAAGCACTTTCTATAGACGAAGAAAAAGAGATGGTGTCGATTGAAAGGGATAAATGTAACGGATGTATGTTGTGTGTGAAAAAATGCCCCTCTTCAGCCCTTAAGGGTTACGGGGCGCGCATGACCTCCAAACAGGTCATTCATGAGATATCAAAAGACGAAGTCTTTTATTTTCATTCAGGCGGAGGGGTAACTATAAGCGGAGGCGAGCCTTTTGATCAGGCTGAATTCGTACGCGAAATATTGATCGGATGCAGGGAAAGGGGAATAAACAGAGCCCTTGAAACAAGCTTTTTCTCCTCATGGGAAAAGATTGAGAGCATCCTTCCTCTTCTGAATCTTCTCTATGTTGACCTGAAGCACGCCGATCCTGAGGAGCATAAGAAATTAACAGGTGTCGACAATAGGGTTATATTGGAAAATATCAAACGCGCAGACGCCTCTCCCCATGATTTTGACCTTGTGATAAGGACTCCACTTATTCCGGGGCTGAATGATTCTGATGATGCGATCAAAAAGTCAGCCGAGTTTATAAAAGGGCTTAAAAAGATCAAGTTTATGGAATTTCTGGCATATCACAGGCTTGGCACGGAAACGTACAAAAACATGGGGCTTGAATATCCCCTGCAGGAAATCAAGACACCGAGCCTTGAATTCATGAAGGGAAAAGCTATAAAGTTTCAAGAAATAGCAGGTGTTCCGGTCAGGATAAACGGAATACCGCTAAATAATTAG
- the madM gene encoding malonate transporter subunit MadM translates to MIGHFEIAEKMLIKNPLVTAFAVVGLVTFVSYALSKYLTKGKLNGSSIAILFGLLMAYVGGRITGGSKGISNIPIFAGIGLLGGSMMRDFTIVATAFGADFNELKKSGLAGLVSLVLGVLFSFTIGAIFAWFGGYTTAEDITTIGAGAVTFVVGPVTGAALGVDSSVIALSIGIGVVKSIAVMVITPLVSKIIRIDKPREAIIFGGLLGTTSGTSAAMAAIDPALVPYAAMTATFYTGLGCLVCPSVLYFAVAAIV, encoded by the coding sequence ATGATTGGACATTTTGAGATAGCTGAAAAAATGCTGATAAAAAATCCACTCGTTACCGCCTTCGCTGTGGTGGGACTGGTGACCTTTGTTTCCTACGCCCTTTCAAAATATTTGACGAAGGGAAAGCTCAACGGATCATCGATAGCCATACTCTTCGGCCTTTTGATGGCATATGTTGGAGGCAGGATAACTGGAGGGAGCAAAGGCATATCGAATATTCCGATCTTTGCAGGGATAGGGTTGCTGGGCGGTTCGATGATGAGGGATTTTACTATCGTGGCCACAGCTTTCGGCGCTGACTTCAACGAACTGAAGAAATCAGGACTGGCAGGTCTTGTCTCGCTTGTTCTCGGGGTCCTTTTTTCCTTTACGATAGGAGCGATCTTCGCCTGGTTTGGCGGTTATACCACAGCGGAAGATATAACAACGATCGGAGCGGGGGCGGTAACGTTCGTTGTAGGACCTGTGACAGGAGCTGCACTTGGAGTCGATTCTTCCGTCATAGCCCTTTCTATCGGGATCGGTGTGGTCAAGTCTATAGCTGTAATGGTGATAACGCCGCTTGTTTCGAAGATCATAAGGATAGATAAACCGAGAGAGGCTATAATTTTCGGCGGCCTGCTGGGTACGACCAGCGGAACTTCCGCAGCGATGGCTGCAATTGACCCTGCACTCGTACCTTACGCCGCCATGACAGCTACTTTTTATACCGGCCTGGGATGCCTTGTCTGCCCGTCTGTGCTTTATTTTGCTGTAGCAGCTATCGTCTAA
- a CDS encoding glutaconyl-CoA decarboxylase subunit beta, translating into MLMIFIGMLLMYLAIKKDFEPCLLLPMGFGTILANLPLSSAIDQMVGAEVVEGGLSMLFRLGISTEIFPLLIFIAVGAMCDFAPLISNPKVFLFGLTAQMGIFLTMGLAMILGFDVFEAASIGIIGAADGPTSIYVSSRFAPHLLGPISVAAYTYMALVPLIQPPVIMAITTKKERMTKMPPSFKVVTKRGLILFPIAVTIIGGLIAPASISLLGFLMFGNLLRVSGVTERLSQAAQNELANIVTILLGFSISATMTAEKFVNVSTLAIIVMGLVAFVLDTVGGVFTAKLVNIFLPEGKKINPMIGAAGISAFPMSARTIQKMGQKADPSNFLLMHAVGANVAGQIGSVLAGGVLLAYLGG; encoded by the coding sequence ATGCTAATGATCTTTATAGGTATGCTCTTAATGTATCTCGCTATAAAAAAAGATTTCGAACCGTGTCTGTTGCTCCCAATGGGATTCGGTACTATTTTGGCAAACCTTCCCCTTTCTTCTGCGATCGACCAGATGGTAGGAGCGGAAGTAGTAGAAGGCGGACTTTCAATGTTGTTCAGGCTGGGTATCTCTACGGAGATATTTCCATTGTTGATATTTATTGCAGTTGGGGCTATGTGTGATTTTGCTCCTCTTATCTCTAATCCCAAGGTCTTTTTGTTTGGCCTTACTGCCCAGATGGGAATATTCCTGACAATGGGGCTGGCGATGATACTGGGATTCGACGTTTTCGAAGCTGCATCGATAGGTATCATAGGGGCTGCAGACGGCCCTACATCGATCTATGTTTCATCGCGTTTCGCCCCCCATCTTCTTGGTCCAATATCTGTGGCTGCATATACATATATGGCATTGGTCCCTCTTATACAGCCTCCTGTAATAATGGCCATCACAACAAAAAAAGAACGAATGACCAAGATGCCTCCCTCTTTTAAAGTTGTAACCAAAAGAGGTCTAATATTGTTTCCCATTGCTGTAACCATAATTGGCGGACTGATTGCTCCGGCGTCAATTTCCTTACTTGGCTTTTTGATGTTCGGGAATCTTCTTCGTGTGAGTGGAGTCACTGAAAGGCTGTCTCAGGCAGCTCAAAACGAGTTGGCAAATATTGTAACTATACTCCTTGGCTTTTCGATCTCGGCAACGATGACCGCTGAAAAATTTGTTAATGTCAGCACCCTTGCAATTATTGTAATGGGACTGGTCGCGTTTGTTCTTGATACAGTTGGAGGAGTTTTTACGGCAAAGTTAGTAAATATTTTTTTGCCTGAAGGTAAAAAAATAAATCCAATGATTGGTGCAGCAGGTATTTCAGCTTTTCCAATGTCTGCCAGAACTATACAGAAAATGGGTCAAAAAGCAGACCCTTCAAATTTTCTCCTCATGCATGCTGTAGGAGCGAATGTTGCAGGTCAGATAGGATCAGTTCTAGCAGGCGGGGTACTTTTGGCATATTTGGGAGGATAA
- a CDS encoding EamA family transporter translates to MEKHIKSLLKIHIAVLLFGITGLFGKFLNMPPQYIVLGRVFFASISIGIYLLLSGTSIKLASLQDYIVVIAMGVLLAVHWTSFFKSVQVSTVAIALLTFSSYPIFVTFIEPLMFSEKLKKIDIIFAFVMFIGVILIVPEFDLNNDLTVGVLWGMFACLTFSIMSLLNRKLAANYSGSVITFYEQATASIVLLPILLFYKPLMTTLDWGLIVLLGVVFTGLAHSLFIGGMKDVRAQTAGVIAGLESFYGIIFAVIILNEIPSIREALGGLIILSTALASTLMSSRQES, encoded by the coding sequence ATGGAAAAGCACATAAAAAGTCTGCTAAAAATACACATAGCTGTTTTGTTATTTGGAATTACTGGACTTTTCGGCAAATTTTTAAACATGCCTCCGCAGTATATAGTTCTTGGAAGAGTATTTTTTGCAAGTATTTCAATAGGGATTTACCTCTTGCTAAGTGGAACATCTATTAAATTGGCCTCTCTGCAAGACTACATAGTTGTTATTGCAATGGGCGTTTTGCTTGCTGTACACTGGACCTCATTTTTCAAGTCGGTGCAAGTTTCGACAGTTGCCATTGCTCTTTTAACATTTTCTTCCTATCCAATTTTTGTCACTTTTATTGAGCCACTAATGTTTAGCGAAAAGTTAAAAAAAATTGACATAATTTTTGCCTTTGTAATGTTTATTGGAGTAATTTTGATCGTTCCCGAGTTTGACCTGAACAATGATCTTACGGTAGGTGTTCTTTGGGGGATGTTTGCATGTCTTACTTTTTCAATAATGTCGCTATTGAACAGAAAGTTAGCTGCAAATTATTCTGGCAGTGTAATAACATTTTACGAACAGGCAACGGCAAGCATAGTTCTATTACCTATATTGTTATTCTACAAACCTTTAATGACAACCTTGGATTGGGGTTTGATCGTCTTGTTAGGCGTTGTTTTTACCGGACTGGCTCATTCCTTGTTTATTGGGGGAATGAAAGATGTCAGAGCACAAACTGCCGGAGTAATTGCGGGTCTTGAATCATTTTACGGTATTATTTTTGCGGTAATAATATTGAATGAAATTCCGTCAATCAGAGAAGCATTGGGAGGTTTAATTATCCTTTCTACCGCACTGGCTTCTACCCTTATGTCATCACGACAGGAATCCTAA
- a CDS encoding cystathionine beta-lyase: MGKYNFDEYIERRNTSSMKWDLVGERFGDPDLLPYWVADMDFRSPPEVIEAIEEKLKHGVLGYPVVKESLIESIVNWEKVRHGWSFDKSAVTWAPGVVGGLAFAIEAYTKPGDGIILQTPVYPPFYEIIETAGRHVVKNPLKRENGRFVMDLDGLEKLITPTCRTLIFCSPHNPVSRVWTKDELEKLADLAEGKDMLILSDEIHQDIVFSDARHTCLATLPKMEKRTVTFLAPSKTFNLAGLASSVAIIPDPSLMEQYKSVLVRFHLSRLNAMGLVAMEAAYTKCANWADEMVAYLEGNRNYAEKFVKERMPKAKMDHPEGTYIFWIDFRGYGFDGKTLPEFLAKEAKVALNKGLDFGSEGDGFARLNVGTTRKQLAEGLERIAAALDKKEIS; encoded by the coding sequence ATGGGTAAGTATAATTTTGATGAATATATAGAACGGCGCAACACAAGTTCGATGAAATGGGACCTTGTGGGAGAGCGTTTCGGGGATCCTGACCTGCTTCCCTATTGGGTCGCGGACATGGACTTCAGATCACCTCCGGAGGTAATAGAGGCGATAGAGGAGAAACTGAAGCATGGTGTCCTCGGCTATCCTGTCGTAAAGGAGAGCCTGATCGAATCGATAGTGAACTGGGAAAAGGTCCGTCATGGATGGAGCTTTGACAAAAGTGCTGTGACCTGGGCTCCCGGTGTTGTCGGAGGACTTGCCTTTGCTATTGAGGCCTATACGAAACCCGGCGACGGAATAATACTTCAGACTCCCGTCTACCCCCCATTTTATGAAATTATCGAGACGGCAGGCAGGCATGTTGTGAAAAACCCCCTGAAACGGGAGAACGGCAGATTTGTAATGGATCTGGACGGTCTGGAAAAGCTTATCACCCCGACATGCCGTACGCTAATATTCTGTAGCCCTCATAACCCAGTCTCCCGTGTATGGACCAAGGATGAACTTGAAAAACTTGCGGATCTGGCTGAAGGGAAAGATATGCTGATTCTTTCTGATGAAATACATCAGGATATAGTATTCAGCGACGCGAGGCATACATGCCTTGCGACACTGCCGAAGATGGAAAAGCGAACTGTAACATTTTTAGCCCCCAGCAAAACATTCAACCTGGCAGGCCTTGCATCATCCGTCGCGATAATACCAGATCCATCTTTGATGGAGCAGTACAAGTCGGTGCTTGTGAGGTTCCACCTTTCAAGGCTCAATGCGATGGGACTTGTTGCAATGGAAGCTGCCTACACAAAGTGCGCGAACTGGGCTGACGAGATGGTGGCATATCTGGAGGGCAACAGGAACTATGCTGAGAAATTTGTAAAAGAACGTATGCCCAAGGCAAAGATGGATCATCCGGAGGGAACATACATATTCTGGATAGATTTCCGCGGGTATGGTTTTGATGGAAAGACCCTGCCCGAATTCCTCGCGAAAGAGGCAAAGGTGGCACTGAACAAGGGGCTTGACTTCGGATCCGAGGGTGACGGATTTGCCCGCCTCAATGTTGGAACTACAAGAAAACAACTTGCGGAAGGCCTGGAGAGGATCGCAGCCGCGCTGGACAAGAAAGAAATCAGCTGA
- a CDS encoding malonate transporter, whose translation MVIYGVLLLSLCYFAGLFVGEVMGRFVGLNANVGGVGFAMLFLLLLCSYSETVKNSLRNERLCSGLKFWQNMYIPVVIAMSASQDVVKAVRSGWLAILCGITLTVLSLCLIPFVSRISSSKAKQGEEGME comes from the coding sequence TTGGTCATTTATGGAGTCCTTCTGCTTTCCTTATGCTATTTTGCAGGTCTCTTTGTCGGAGAGGTTATGGGAAGGTTTGTGGGCCTTAATGCCAACGTTGGCGGGGTCGGATTTGCCATGCTCTTTCTGCTCCTTCTGTGCAGCTATTCGGAAACCGTGAAGAACAGCCTGAGGAACGAGCGTCTTTGCTCCGGACTGAAGTTCTGGCAGAACATGTATATCCCTGTCGTTATTGCGATGTCGGCATCTCAGGATGTAGTGAAGGCTGTAAGGAGCGGATGGCTTGCAATACTCTGCGGAATCACCCTGACGGTCCTCAGTCTCTGCCTTATACCTTTTGTCAGCAGGATCTCCTCTTCGAAGGCGAAACAGGGAGAGGAAGGCATGGAATGA
- a CDS encoding formate C-acetyltransferase/glycerol dehydratase family glycyl radical enzyme, with protein MENLKEQPKYMERVNRLKEKVFETYPEIDLEDAKLLTESFLETQGEALVTRKAKAFLKQCREKTVKIWDDELIIGNSGSKIRGGILSADVCWSVLDRELETINTREYDKFHLLPEDKEAFKELIRPYWKGRSNYEEWLARIPSDVAALRDNGALYIDKKAVRGWGEVTAGYSWFINNGVDKIVDKIKKRKAPLDPTVPGDYEKEVYLDALLITAEGIVILAERYATEADHLAAVEKDPKRKKELETIAETCRWVPARPARTFREAMQSFYFYQICIFMEQNAAAYNPGRMDQYLYPFYKSDLEAGRITQEEAQELFDCLWVKFSEPCLFQDAKSAEYASGYPMFQNLCAGGIDTNGQDAVNDLSYMIIQATMDTQLYQPSLSVRYNMAKNPNSFLRKIVELISLGTGFPAFHNDEVGIRMLMNKGIPLREALDWNPGGCVETNLAGKLRGYSALADINLGSVVEFTLLNGKCRKSGKLAGAQTGDPRDFKTFEEFMKALKDQLHFVIRVVVKASHIIDEICMNRPVPALSLSFEECIDNAKDYAWGGAKYNAGNGIICIGVADFINSVAAIKHVVYDTKQVSMSRLLDALACDFEGCGDVLKACKEAPKFGNDDPRADDFAAELFTYIANEIESYRSKFGVMTPGILPVSGNTPFGVEVGALPSGRKAGKPLADGVSPNGGTDVNGPSAVLKSVAKMPHDRFVQGTLLNMKLDPEMISNENGVQQLMAMLKSLCTLGIYHVQFNVVDQKKLIAAQKNPEEYKNLLVRVAGYTAFFVELGKDVQDDIISRTVQTESGSCISCG; from the coding sequence ATGGAAAACCTAAAAGAGCAGCCGAAATACATGGAAAGAGTCAACAGGCTCAAAGAAAAAGTATTTGAGACATATCCTGAGATCGACCTTGAGGATGCGAAGCTCCTTACCGAGAGTTTTCTCGAGACTCAGGGAGAAGCTCTTGTAACTAGGAAAGCGAAAGCTTTTCTAAAGCAGTGCAGGGAAAAGACAGTAAAAATATGGGACGATGAACTGATCATAGGGAATTCAGGCAGCAAAATAAGGGGTGGAATACTCTCTGCAGATGTCTGCTGGTCTGTCCTCGACAGGGAACTTGAAACGATAAACACCAGGGAATATGACAAGTTCCACCTCCTTCCTGAAGACAAAGAGGCCTTCAAGGAACTTATACGTCCTTACTGGAAGGGCCGTTCCAACTATGAGGAATGGCTTGCAAGGATCCCTTCAGATGTTGCGGCACTTCGTGATAACGGAGCCCTTTATATCGATAAAAAGGCTGTTAGAGGCTGGGGAGAAGTCACAGCAGGGTACTCATGGTTTATAAACAACGGTGTTGACAAGATCGTCGATAAAATAAAGAAACGCAAGGCCCCACTTGACCCTACTGTTCCCGGCGATTACGAAAAAGAAGTATACCTGGACGCTCTTCTTATAACTGCAGAGGGCATTGTCATCCTCGCTGAGCGCTATGCAACAGAGGCCGATCATCTTGCGGCTGTTGAAAAGGACCCCAAACGCAAAAAGGAACTTGAAACTATTGCTGAAACATGCCGCTGGGTACCTGCCAGACCGGCAAGGACCTTCAGGGAGGCTATGCAGTCTTTCTACTTCTACCAGATATGCATTTTCATGGAGCAGAATGCGGCCGCATATAACCCGGGACGTATGGATCAGTATCTCTATCCCTTCTATAAGTCAGATTTGGAAGCGGGCAGGATAACGCAGGAAGAAGCACAGGAATTGTTTGACTGTCTGTGGGTGAAGTTCTCTGAGCCCTGCCTTTTCCAGGACGCGAAATCTGCAGAATATGCTTCAGGATATCCGATGTTCCAGAACCTTTGTGCCGGTGGTATAGACACAAACGGACAGGATGCGGTCAATGATCTCTCGTACATGATCATTCAGGCCACTATGGACACCCAGCTATACCAGCCTTCGCTCTCCGTGCGTTACAATATGGCGAAGAATCCAAACTCCTTCCTTAGGAAGATCGTGGAACTCATCAGTCTTGGTACAGGGTTCCCCGCATTTCACAATGACGAAGTCGGCATCCGCATGCTCATGAACAAAGGGATCCCTCTAAGGGAAGCCCTTGACTGGAATCCGGGCGGGTGTGTAGAAACAAACCTGGCCGGGAAGCTGCGTGGATATTCTGCCCTTGCTGACATTAATCTTGGAAGTGTAGTCGAGTTTACACTTTTGAACGGTAAGTGCAGGAAGAGCGGCAAACTCGCAGGTGCTCAGACAGGTGATCCGCGTGACTTTAAGACCTTTGAAGAATTTATGAAAGCTCTTAAAGATCAGCTGCATTTTGTGATCAGGGTCGTGGTAAAGGCAAGCCACATTATCGACGAAATTTGCATGAATAGGCCGGTCCCTGCTCTCTCATTGAGCTTTGAAGAGTGTATTGACAATGCGAAAGACTACGCCTGGGGCGGTGCAAAATACAACGCAGGAAACGGAATAATCTGCATAGGTGTGGCAGATTTTATCAACAGCGTTGCAGCCATTAAGCATGTTGTTTACGATACAAAACAGGTGTCCATGTCGAGGCTTCTTGATGCTCTTGCATGCGATTTTGAGGGCTGCGGGGATGTGCTGAAAGCATGTAAGGAAGCTCCGAAATTCGGGAACGACGATCCCCGTGCAGATGACTTTGCGGCAGAACTCTTTACATATATTGCAAACGAGATAGAGAGCTACAGAAGCAAGTTTGGAGTTATGACTCCGGGTATACTTCCTGTCTCAGGAAACACCCCTTTTGGCGTTGAAGTAGGGGCTCTCCCTTCCGGACGCAAGGCAGGCAAGCCTCTTGCAGACGGAGTGAGCCCAAATGGCGGAACGGATGTCAACGGTCCCAGTGCAGTGCTTAAATCTGTGGCAAAAATGCCGCATGACCGTTTTGTTCAGGGAACGCTCCTCAATATGAAACTCGATCCTGAGATGATATCCAATGAAAATGGTGTACAGCAGCTTATGGCAATGCTGAAAAGCCTTTGTACATTGGGTATCTATCATGTCCAGTTCAACGTTGTCGATCAGAAAAAACTGATCGCAGCACAGAAAAACCCGGAGGAATATAAGAATCTTCTGGTGCGTGTAGCTGGATACACTGCTTTCTTTGTGGAACTTGGGAAGGATGTTCAGGACGATATAATATCAAGAACTGTACAGACTGAATCTGGTTCCTGCATTTCGTGCGGTTAG